In Microtus ochrogaster isolate Prairie Vole_2 linkage group LG9, MicOch1.0, whole genome shotgun sequence, the following are encoded in one genomic region:
- the LOC101986780 gene encoding olfactory receptor 5L1-like, whose product MDEENCTSVVEFILLGFSDVPELTFFLFLVFLLIYGVTVIANLGMTLLIQVSAQLHTPMYFFLSHLSFLDFCYSSIIVPKVFTNIINREKVISYLECMVQFYLFCAFAVTEVFLLAVMAYDRFVAICNPLLYMVIMSPRLRIVLVSGCYLYASVCSLIHLCLALDIPSFRSNVINHFFCDLPPLLSLACSDVTKNELFLFVIVNFNEILTIVIIFISYLLILVTILKMRSAEGRRKAFSTCASHLTVIIVFHGTILFIYCQPSSGNSVDVDKVTTVFYTVIIPMLNPLIYSLRNKDVKEALRKVLVSKKNSLLEFLFHKV is encoded by the coding sequence ATGGATGAGGAAAACTGTACCTCGGTTGTAGAGTTCATTCTCCTTGGCTTTTCTGATGTGCCCGAGCTGacgttctttctgtttctggtgtTTCTTCTCATTTACGGAGTGACAGTCATAGCAAACTTGGGCATGACTCTGCTGATTCAAGTCAGCGCTCAACTTCACACACCTATGTATTTCTTCCTCAGCCACCTGTCCTTTTTGGATTTCTGCTACTCCTCCATCATTGTGCCAAAGGTGTTCACTAACATCATTAACAGGGAAAAAGTTATTTCTTACCTGGAATGCATGgtgcaattttatttattttgtgcttttgcTGTCACTGAGGTCTTTCTATTGGctgtgatggcctatgaccgcttcGTGGCCATTTGTAACCCACTACTGTACATGGTCATCATGTCCCCAAGGCTCCGCATTGTACTGGTGTCTGGCTGCTACCTCTATGCGTCAGTTTGTTCTCTGATTCATCTCTGCTTAGCCCTTGACATCCCATCGTTTAGGTCAAATGTGATCAaccacttcttctgtgatctgCCTCCTCTCTTAAGTCTTGCTTGCTCTGATGTTACCAAGAATGAGTTATTCCTGTTCGTCATTGTCAACTTCAATGAGATTCTCACCATTGTAATTATCTTCATCTCCTATTTGTTAATTCTTGTCACCATCCTGAAGATGCGCTCTGCAGAGGGGAGACGCAAAGCCTTTTctacctgtgcctcccacctCACGGTCATCATTGTCTTCCATGGAACAATCCTCTTTATTTATTGTCAGCCAAGCTCTGGCAATAGTGTAGATGTTGATAAAGTAACTACAGTTTTCTATACTGTGATCATTCCCATGCTGAATCCCCTAATCTACAGTCTGAGGAATAAGGATGTGAAAGAAGCTCTCAGAAAAGTGTTAGTTTCTAAAAAGAATTCTCTCCTGGAATTTTTATTTCACAAAGTTTAA
- the LOC101993937 gene encoding olfactory receptor 5W2-like codes for MEVGNCSATKFLLLGITNNPVIKVILFTTFLIVYLIILIENLGMITLIRMEPQLHTPMYFFLSHLSFSDICYSTAVGPKMLMGLVAKSNSIPFVGCALQFFIFCIFTDAECVLLAVMAFDRYKAISNPLLYAVDMSRKVCYQLLAVVYLVGMVDALTHTTLTFRLCFCGSSEINHFFCDVPPLLLLSCSGTEVNELVIFTLFGFIELSTISGVLVSYCYIISSVLKIRSAEGRFKAFSTCTSHLTVVAIFQGTMLFMYFRPSSAYSLDQDKMTSLFYTLVIPMLNPLIYSLRNKDVKSSVKKYLRGSVAFN; via the coding sequence ATGGAGGTTGGGAACTGCTCAGCCACGAAGTTTCTTCTCTTGGGAATTACCAATAACCCTGTAATCAAGGTGATTTTATTTACTACTTTTCTAATTGTTTATCTCATTATTCTCATTGAGAATCTTGGAATGATCACATTGATCAGAATGGAGCCCCAGCTTCACACACCAATGTACTTTTTCCTCAGccacctctctttctctgacaTCTGTTATTCTACTGCAGTTGGACCAAAAATGCTGATGGGCCTTGTGGCCAAAAGCAATTCAATTCCATTTGTTGGTTGTGCTCTACAGTTTTTCATCTTCTGCATTTTTACAGATGCTGAGTGTGTGCTTCTGGCAGTGATGGCTTTTGATCGGTACAAGGCTATTAGTAACCCCTTGCTGTATGCAGTAGACATGTCCAGAAAGGTGTGCTATCAGCTCCTGGCTGTAGTTTATCTGGTTGGAATGGTAGATGCTTTGACACACACAACACTGACATTTCGCTTGTGTTTCTGTGGGTCCAGTGAGATCAACcatttcttctgtgatgtccCTCCTCTCCTATTACTATCTTGCTCAGGTACAGAGGTCAATGAACTCGTCATATTCACCCTATTTGGGTTTATTGAACTGAGCACCATCTCGGGAGTCCTTGTCTCTTACTGCTACATCATCTCATCAGTCTTGAAGATTCGCTCTGCTGAGGGGAGATTCAAAGCTTTCTCCACGTGTACTTCCCATCTGACTGTTGTTGCAATTTTCCAGGGAACAATGCTCTTCATGTATTTCAGGCCAAGTTCTGCCTATTCCCTGGATCAAGACAAAATGACCTCATTGTTTTATACTCTTGTGATCCCCATGCTCAATCCATTGATttacagcctgaggaacaaggaTGTAAAATCAAGTGTAAAAAAATACCTGCGAGGTAGCGTTGCCTTTAATTAA
- the LOC101986502 gene encoding olfactory receptor 1020-like, producing the protein MSLGNSTVKTEFFLLGFSDHPELQSLLFAAFFFIYSVTLMGNLGMILLITASTNLHIPMYFFLCMLSFIDACYSSVIAPKLLVDLISEKKTISYNGCATQLYFFCSLVDTESFLLAAMAYDRYIAICNPLLYTVIMSKRVCGQLAVGAFMGGTMSSIIHTTNTFQLSFCSKEINHFFCDISPLFSLSCFDTYTHDIILVVFASLVEAICLLAVLLSYVCIIAAILKTGSAEGRRKGFSTCASHLIVVTIYHGTLIFIYLRPSTEHSMDIDKMTSVFYTLIIPMLNPLIYSLRNKDVKIAFRKIISKKLFS; encoded by the coding sequence ATGAGTTTGGGGAACAGTACTGTGAAGACTGAATTCTTTCTCCTGGGATTCAGTGATCATCCAGAGCTCCAGAGTCTTCTGTTTGCtgcatttttcttcatctacTCTGTTACTCTAATGGGGAATCTTGGGATGATCTTACTGATTACTGCCAGTACTAACTTACACATccccatgtactttttcctctgtatgctgtcctTCATAGATGCATGCTACTCTTCTGTTATTGCCCCCAAGTTACTTGTGGATCTGATTTCTGAGAAGAAGACAATTTCTTACAATGGCTGTGCTACACAGTTGTATTTTTTCTGCTCTCTGGTTGATACAGAATCTTTCCTCTTGGCTGCCATGGCCTATGACAGGTATATTGCAATCTGTAACCCCTTGCTTTACACTGTAATTATGTCGAAGAGGGTGTGTGGTCAGCTTGCAGTGGGAGCATTCATGGGTGGAACTATGAGTTCCATAATCCACACCACTAATACTTTCCAATTGTCATTCTGCTCCAAAGAAATTAACCACTTCTTTTGTGATATCTCTCCACTCTTTTCCCTGTCCTGCTTTGATACCTACACACATGACATCATTTTGGTCGTCTTTGCAAGTTTGGTGGAAGCTATCTGTCTCCTTGCCGTTCTCCTctcatatgtgtgtattatagcAGCTATCCTTAAAACAGGTTctgcagagggaaggaggaaagggttctCTACTTGTGCTTCTCACCTGATAGTGGTCACTATTTATCATGGAACcctgattttcatttatttgcgcCCTAGTACAGAACATTCAATGGATATTGACAAAATGACTTCTGTGTTCTATACATTGATTATACCCATGCTTAACCCTTTAATATatagtctcagaaacaaagatgtcaaaattgcttttagaaaaattattagcaaaaaattattttcttag